A window of Primulina tabacum isolate GXHZ01 chromosome 4, ASM2559414v2, whole genome shotgun sequence contains these coding sequences:
- the LOC142542992 gene encoding plasma membrane ATPase 4-like isoform X2, with product MGSTKPLSLEEIKNEAVDLERIPIEEVFEQLKCTREGLSSEEGEERLKIFGPNKLEEKKESKVLKFLGFMWNPLSWVMEAAALMAIVLANGDGKPPDWQDFVGIVALLVINSTISFIEENNAGNAAAALMAGLAPKTKVLRDNRWSEQDASILVPGDIISIKLGDIIPADARLLDGDPLKVDQSALTGESLPVTKHPSDEVFSGSTCKQGEIEAVVIATGVHTFFGKAAHLVDSTNQVGHFQKVLTSIGNFCICSIFIGILIEIIVMYPIQHRKYRDGIDNLLVLLIGGIPIAMPTVLSVTMAIGSHRLAQQGAITKRMTAIEEMAGMDVLCSDKTGTLTLNKLTVDKNLIEVFVKGLDKDQVVLYAARASRTENQDAIDAAIVGMLADPKEARACIREVHFLPFNPVDKRTALTYIDSNGNWHRASKGAPEQILELCNSKEDVRKKVHAVIEKFAERGLRSLGVARQEVPERTKESLGDPWQLLGLLPLFDPPRHDSAETIRRALNLGVNVKMITGDQLAIAKETGRRLGMGTNMYPSSSLLGQDRDESVTGLPVDELIEKADGFAGVFPEHKYEIVKRLQERKHICGMTGDGVNDAPALKKADIGIAVADATDAARGASDIVLTEPGLSVIISAVLTSRAIFQRMKNYTIYAVSITIRIVFGFMLIALIWKFDFAPFMVLIIAILNDGTIMTISKDRVQPSPLPDSWKLKEIFATGIVLGGYLAFGTVLFFWAMKDTNFFSNIFGIRSLRENPREMMAALYLQVSIVSQALIFVTRSRSWSFAERPGMFLLGAFIIAQLTAFTTKSNYGIEEREAQWAAAQRTLHGLQPREISNIFADKSSYRELSEIAEQAKRRAEVARLREVHTLKGHVESVVKLKGLDIDTIQQHYTV from the exons ATGGGTAGTACCAAGCCTCTCAGTCTTGAAGAGATAAAAAATGAAGCTGTTGATCTG GAAAGAATTCCTATTGAGGAGGTGTTTGAGCAGTTGAAATGTACAAGGGAAGGTTTGTCATCGGAGGAAGGAGAGGAGAGGCTCAAAATATTTGGTCCAAACAAATTGGAGGAGAAAAAG GAGAGCAAGGTCCTCAAGTTTTTGGGCTTTATGTGGAACCCTTTGTCGTGGGTTATGGAAGCTGCTGCATTGATGGCTATCGTCCTAGCAAATGGAGATGGAAAGCCCCCAGATTGGCAGGATTTTGTGGGTATTGTTGCCTTATTGGTTATCAACTCTACCATAAGTTTCATTGAAGAAAACAATGCCGGTAATGCTGCAGCAGCTCTTATGGCTGGACTCGCTCCCAAAACCAAG GTTCTGAGAGACAATCGATGGAGTGAGCAGGATGCATCTATCCTTGTTCCAGGGGACATTATAAGCATAAAACTGGGAGACATCATCCCTGCTGATGCTCGACTTCTTGATGGAGATCCCTTAAAAGTTGATCAATCTGCTTTAACTGGAGAATCTCTTCCAGTCACCAAGCACCCATCGGATGAAGTTTTCTCTGGATCAACATGTAAACAAGGAGAGATTGAAGCAGTTGTGATAGCAACTGGTGTTCATACTTTCTTTGGTAAGGCTGCTCATCTAGTGGATAGCACCAACCAAGTTGGACATTTCCAAAAGGTTCTGACTTCCATTGGTAACTTTTGCATCTGCTCAATTTTTATTGGGATACTCATTGAGATCATAGTCATGTATCCAATACAGCACCGGAAGTATAGGGATGGAATTGACAATTTGTTGGTTCTCTTAATTGGAGGAATTCCAATTGCTATGCCAACCGTTTTGTCTGTTACAATGGCTATTGGTTCCCACAGGCTAGCACAACAGGGTGCAATAACTAAAAGAATGACTGCCATAGAGGAAATGGCAGGAATGGATGTTCTGTGTAGCGACAAAACTGGAACTCTAACCTTGAATAAGCTGACTGTTGACAAAAACCTCATAGAAGTGTTTGTGAAGGGATTAGATAAAGATCAGGTTGTATTATATGCAGCACGGGCTTCAAGAACTGAAAATCAGGATGCGATCGATGCTGCCATTGTTGGGATGCTAGCTGATCCAAAGGAG GCAAGAGCTTGTATTAGGGAGGTTCATTTCCTACCTTTCAACCCTGTGGACAAGAGGACCGCATTAACATACATAGATTCTAATGGAAATTGGCATCGTGCCAGCAAAGGTGCCCCTGAACAG ATATTAGAACTTTGCAACAGCAAGGAAGATGTTCGAAAAAAGGTTCACGCTGTTATTGAAAAGTTTGCGGAGCGCGGGCTTCGTTCTTTAGGAGTTGCCCGACAG GAAGTTCCAGAGAGAACAAAAGAGAGTCTTGGCGACCCATGGCAGCTCCTTGGGCTATTGCCGTTGTTTGATCCACCTAGGCATGATAGTGCAGAAACTATTAGACGAGCACTGAATCTTGGAGTGAATGTTAAGATGATCACTG GTGATCAGCTAGCCATAGCTAAAGAAACAGGTCGCAGGCTTGGAATGGGGACAAATATGTATCCATCTTCCTCATTGCTTGGCCAAGATAGAGATGAATCTGTTACAGGACTTCCAGTAGATGAGTTAATCGAGAAAGCCGATGGTTTTGCTGGAGTATTTCCAG AGCACAAATATGAAATTGTGAAGAGACTTCAGGAAAGGAAACACATCTGTGGTATGACTGGTGATGGCGTAAACGATGCTCCTGCTCTGAAGAAGGCAGATATAGGCATTGCTGTTGCTGATGCAACTGATGCCGCTAGAGGTGCATCTGACATTGTTTTGACAGAACCTGGGCTGAGTGTCATAATAAGTGCCGTGCTAACTAGCAGAGCTATTTTCCAAAGAATGAAAAATTATACA ATATATGCTGTTTCAATTACAATCCGTATTGTG TTTGGATTCATGCTCATTGCTTTGATATGGAAATTCGACTTTGCTCCATTCATGGTTCTTATCATTGCTATCTTGAATGACG GAACTATCATGACAATTTCAAAGGATCGAGTTCAGCCATCTCCGCTACCAGACAGCTGGAAACTTAAAGAAATATTTGCCACTGGGATTGTGTTGGGAGGTTACCTGGCATTTGGAACTGTATTGTTTTTCTGGGCCATGAAAGATACCAATTTTTTTTCT AACATATTTGGCATAAGATCTCTGAGAGAAAATCCGAGGGAAATGATGGCAGCATTGTACCTGCAAGTCAGTATTGTGAGTCAGGCACTCATATTCGTGACAAGGTCCCGAAGCTGGTCTTTTGCTGAACGCCCCGGAATGTTCTTGCTTGGTGCTTTTATAATAGCTCAGTTG ACTGCCTTCACAACTAAGTCCAACTATGGCATAGAAGAACGAGAAGCACAATGGGCTGCTGCACAGAGGACTCTTCATGGTCTTCAACCGCGGGAAATTTCTAACATTTTTGCTGACAAAAGTAGCTACAGGGAGCTTTCTGAGATTGCGGAGCAAGCCAAACGACGTGCAGAAGTTGCTAG GCTAAGAGAGGTGCATACGCTGAAGGGGCATGTCGAATCTGTGGTGAAGTTGAAAGGACTGGATATTGACACAATTCAACAGCACTACACAGTTTGA
- the LOC142542994 gene encoding gamma-glutamylcyclotransferase 2-1-like — protein sequence MVFWVFGYGSLVWNPGFEFDEKVIGFVKGYRRVFDLACIDHRGTPDHPARTCTLEENDGSICWGAAYCVRGGPKKEKAVMAYLERRECEYDRKTLVNFYKEDESEQPFVVGVIVFTSTPDKIRNQYYLGPTPLEHMATQIATAFGPCGNNRDYLFLLEKAMFDIGHEDEYVIELANEVRKVLGGLQKEKLIGESHMSPLKLKANIV from the exons ATGGTTTTCTGGGTTTTCGGCTACGGTTCTTTGGTGTGGAACCCAGGATTCGAATTTGATGAGAAAGTTATTGGGTTCGTGAAGGGTTACAGGCGTGTCTTCGATCTGG CCTGTATAGATCACAGAGGAACCCCCGACCACCCTGCAAGAACCTGCACCTTGGAAGAAAATGACGGATCCATCTGC TGGGGAGCTGCGTATTGTGTGCGGGGAGGGCCAAAGAAAGAAAAGGCAGTAATGGCG TATCTGGAACGAAGAGAGTGCGAGTACGATCGAAAAACCTTGGTTAATTTTTACAAA GAAGATGAATCGGAGCAACCCTTTGTAGTTGGTGTGATAGT ATTCACATCGACTCCAGACAAGATAAGGAACCAGTACTATTTAGGACCAACCCCTTTGGAGCACATGGCTACTCAAATAGCAACAGCATTTGGCCCTTGTGGAAACAACAGGGATTATCTCTTCCTCTTGGAGAAGGCCATGTTCGATATCG GCCACGAAGACGAGTATGTGATTGAGCTTGCAAATGAAGTGAGGAAGGTACTTGGTGGGTTGCAGAAGGAGAAATTGATCGGTGAATCCCATATGTCGCCTCTCAAATTGAAGGCCAATATTGTCTGA
- the LOC142542992 gene encoding plasma membrane ATPase 4-like isoform X1 has product MGSTKPLSLEEIKNEAVDLERIPIEEVFEQLKCTREGLSSEEGEERLKIFGPNKLEEKKESKVLKFLGFMWNPLSWVMEAAALMAIVLANGDGKPPDWQDFVGIVALLVINSTISFIEENNAGNAAAALMAGLAPKTKVLRDNRWSEQDASILVPGDIISIKLGDIIPADARLLDGDPLKVDQSALTGESLPVTKHPSDEVFSGSTCKQGEIEAVVIATGVHTFFGKAAHLVDSTNQVGHFQKVLTSIGNFCICSIFIGILIEIIVMYPIQHRKYRDGIDNLLVLLIGGIPIAMPTVLSVTMAIGSHRLAQQGAITKRMTAIEEMAGMDVLCSDKTGTLTLNKLTVDKNLIEVFVKGLDKDQVVLYAARASRTENQDAIDAAIVGMLADPKEARACIREVHFLPFNPVDKRTALTYIDSNGNWHRASKGAPEQILELCNSKEDVRKKVHAVIEKFAERGLRSLGVARQEVPERTKESLGDPWQLLGLLPLFDPPRHDSAETIRRALNLGVNVKMITGDQLAIAKETGRRLGMGTNMYPSSSLLGQDRDESVTGLPVDELIEKADGFAGVFPEHKYEIVKRLQERKHICGMTGDGVNDAPALKKADIGIAVADATDAARGASDIVLTEPGLSVIISAVLTSRAIFQRMKNYTIYAVSITIRIVFGFMLIALIWKFDFAPFMVLIIAILNDGTIMTISKDRVQPSPLPDSWKLKEIFATGIVLGGYLAFGTVLFFWAMKDTNFFSNIFGIRSLRENPREMMAALYLQVSIVSQALIFVTRSRSWSFAERPGMFLLGAFIIAQLVATIIAVYANWGFANIKGCGWGWAGVIWLYSVVTYVPLDILKFCIRYILSGKAWDNVLEKRTAFTTKSNYGIEEREAQWAAAQRTLHGLQPREISNIFADKSSYRELSEIAEQAKRRAEVARLREVHTLKGHVESVVKLKGLDIDTIQQHYTV; this is encoded by the exons ATGGGTAGTACCAAGCCTCTCAGTCTTGAAGAGATAAAAAATGAAGCTGTTGATCTG GAAAGAATTCCTATTGAGGAGGTGTTTGAGCAGTTGAAATGTACAAGGGAAGGTTTGTCATCGGAGGAAGGAGAGGAGAGGCTCAAAATATTTGGTCCAAACAAATTGGAGGAGAAAAAG GAGAGCAAGGTCCTCAAGTTTTTGGGCTTTATGTGGAACCCTTTGTCGTGGGTTATGGAAGCTGCTGCATTGATGGCTATCGTCCTAGCAAATGGAGATGGAAAGCCCCCAGATTGGCAGGATTTTGTGGGTATTGTTGCCTTATTGGTTATCAACTCTACCATAAGTTTCATTGAAGAAAACAATGCCGGTAATGCTGCAGCAGCTCTTATGGCTGGACTCGCTCCCAAAACCAAG GTTCTGAGAGACAATCGATGGAGTGAGCAGGATGCATCTATCCTTGTTCCAGGGGACATTATAAGCATAAAACTGGGAGACATCATCCCTGCTGATGCTCGACTTCTTGATGGAGATCCCTTAAAAGTTGATCAATCTGCTTTAACTGGAGAATCTCTTCCAGTCACCAAGCACCCATCGGATGAAGTTTTCTCTGGATCAACATGTAAACAAGGAGAGATTGAAGCAGTTGTGATAGCAACTGGTGTTCATACTTTCTTTGGTAAGGCTGCTCATCTAGTGGATAGCACCAACCAAGTTGGACATTTCCAAAAGGTTCTGACTTCCATTGGTAACTTTTGCATCTGCTCAATTTTTATTGGGATACTCATTGAGATCATAGTCATGTATCCAATACAGCACCGGAAGTATAGGGATGGAATTGACAATTTGTTGGTTCTCTTAATTGGAGGAATTCCAATTGCTATGCCAACCGTTTTGTCTGTTACAATGGCTATTGGTTCCCACAGGCTAGCACAACAGGGTGCAATAACTAAAAGAATGACTGCCATAGAGGAAATGGCAGGAATGGATGTTCTGTGTAGCGACAAAACTGGAACTCTAACCTTGAATAAGCTGACTGTTGACAAAAACCTCATAGAAGTGTTTGTGAAGGGATTAGATAAAGATCAGGTTGTATTATATGCAGCACGGGCTTCAAGAACTGAAAATCAGGATGCGATCGATGCTGCCATTGTTGGGATGCTAGCTGATCCAAAGGAG GCAAGAGCTTGTATTAGGGAGGTTCATTTCCTACCTTTCAACCCTGTGGACAAGAGGACCGCATTAACATACATAGATTCTAATGGAAATTGGCATCGTGCCAGCAAAGGTGCCCCTGAACAG ATATTAGAACTTTGCAACAGCAAGGAAGATGTTCGAAAAAAGGTTCACGCTGTTATTGAAAAGTTTGCGGAGCGCGGGCTTCGTTCTTTAGGAGTTGCCCGACAG GAAGTTCCAGAGAGAACAAAAGAGAGTCTTGGCGACCCATGGCAGCTCCTTGGGCTATTGCCGTTGTTTGATCCACCTAGGCATGATAGTGCAGAAACTATTAGACGAGCACTGAATCTTGGAGTGAATGTTAAGATGATCACTG GTGATCAGCTAGCCATAGCTAAAGAAACAGGTCGCAGGCTTGGAATGGGGACAAATATGTATCCATCTTCCTCATTGCTTGGCCAAGATAGAGATGAATCTGTTACAGGACTTCCAGTAGATGAGTTAATCGAGAAAGCCGATGGTTTTGCTGGAGTATTTCCAG AGCACAAATATGAAATTGTGAAGAGACTTCAGGAAAGGAAACACATCTGTGGTATGACTGGTGATGGCGTAAACGATGCTCCTGCTCTGAAGAAGGCAGATATAGGCATTGCTGTTGCTGATGCAACTGATGCCGCTAGAGGTGCATCTGACATTGTTTTGACAGAACCTGGGCTGAGTGTCATAATAAGTGCCGTGCTAACTAGCAGAGCTATTTTCCAAAGAATGAAAAATTATACA ATATATGCTGTTTCAATTACAATCCGTATTGTG TTTGGATTCATGCTCATTGCTTTGATATGGAAATTCGACTTTGCTCCATTCATGGTTCTTATCATTGCTATCTTGAATGACG GAACTATCATGACAATTTCAAAGGATCGAGTTCAGCCATCTCCGCTACCAGACAGCTGGAAACTTAAAGAAATATTTGCCACTGGGATTGTGTTGGGAGGTTACCTGGCATTTGGAACTGTATTGTTTTTCTGGGCCATGAAAGATACCAATTTTTTTTCT AACATATTTGGCATAAGATCTCTGAGAGAAAATCCGAGGGAAATGATGGCAGCATTGTACCTGCAAGTCAGTATTGTGAGTCAGGCACTCATATTCGTGACAAGGTCCCGAAGCTGGTCTTTTGCTGAACGCCCCGGAATGTTCTTGCTTGGTGCTTTTATAATAGCTCAGTTG GTTGCCACAATAATTGCTGTTTATGCTAACTGGGGATTTGCAAATATCAAAGGATGTGGTTGGGGTTGGGCCGGTGTTATATGGCTATATAGTGTAGTAACATATGTGCCACTTGACATCCTTAAGTTCTGCATTCGATACATTTTGAGTGGAAAGGCTTGGGATAATGTTCTGGAAAAAAGG ACTGCCTTCACAACTAAGTCCAACTATGGCATAGAAGAACGAGAAGCACAATGGGCTGCTGCACAGAGGACTCTTCATGGTCTTCAACCGCGGGAAATTTCTAACATTTTTGCTGACAAAAGTAGCTACAGGGAGCTTTCTGAGATTGCGGAGCAAGCCAAACGACGTGCAGAAGTTGCTAG GCTAAGAGAGGTGCATACGCTGAAGGGGCATGTCGAATCTGTGGTGAAGTTGAAAGGACTGGATATTGACACAATTCAACAGCACTACACAGTTTGA